DNA sequence from the Deltaproteobacteria bacterium genome:
GTCGACGACACGGCCCGGCAATGGCTGCTCGTGTCGACCTATTGCCGCCGCGCGCGCGCCGGCTACGCCACCGCCGAGGCGGAGATCTGGACCGACGACGGGCGGCTGGTCGCATTCGCGACACAGACCATGATGCTGAGGCGGCGGCGGGCGCCGTGACGGCTGCCGGCGCGCGCCGCCGCGCCGGTCAGTTCTTGTCCGCCTCGCCGCCCTTCATGTCGTGGCCCATGCCCGGCGTGCCGCCGTGCAGGTCGTGCACCTCCATCCCGCAGTCGAGCATCTTTTTGCCCATGTACGGGTTCTCGAGCTTCGCCGTCGGCTGCAGCCACCGGTTGAAGCCGAATTCCTTGGCCATCGGGCACTCGAACGCGTGCAGCTTCTCGGCCATCTTCGGCAGCGCGGCGACCGCGTCGATCGCGGCGCGACTCACCTCCGCGAACGCGCGCCGCGCGGCGTCGAGATCGGCGGCGGCGCCGAGCTGCTCGGCCGCCTTGGCCAGCGCGCCGAGCGGCGCTTTGGCCGCGTCCGTTGCGTTCGACGCCGCGTCGGCCGCGAGCTTCGCCATGTCCGCCGCGCATTCTTTGACCTCGGCGTCGTCCGAAGCGAGGGCGGCGCGGCATCGTTCGTAGGCCGCGAACACCGCATCGATCGGTCCGGTCGGCTCGGCCGCCGCGGGTTCGGCCGGCTTGGCCGCCGCGGGTTCGGCCGGCTTGGCCGCCGCGGGTTCGGCCGGCTTGGCCGCCGCGGGTTCGTCCGGCTTGGCCGCCGCGGGCGCAGACGGCTTGGCAGGCTCGTCCTTCGAACACGCGCCGGCGGCGAGGCCGAGCGCAACGATCCACATCCAACGCATCATTCGTCTTCTCCTTTCGGTTGAGGTGGGGTCGCCGAGGCGACGAGTTTGGCGGTCGCGGCCTTGGGCAGCGACGCGCCCTTCCACAC
Encoded proteins:
- a CDS encoding DUF3347 domain-containing protein translates to MMRWMWIVALGLAAGACSKDEPAKPSAPAAAKPDEPAAAKPAEPAAAKPAEPAAAKPAEPAAAEPTGPIDAVFAAYERCRAALASDDAEVKECAADMAKLAADAASNATDAAKAPLGALAKAAEQLGAAADLDAARRAFAEVSRAAIDAVAALPKMAEKLHAFECPMAKEFGFNRWLQPTAKLENPYMGKKMLDCGMEVHDLHGGTPGMGHDMKGGEADKN